TTGCGTTTTCTACAGAACAATCCACAGCAGTTTTAGACACATCAATACCGGATAATTCCCAATCATTTTTTTTGCTTTTCAAGTACAAACTGATACAACCTGAGCCAGATCCAATGTCGAGAACTTTCAGGGAATTAAACTCTTTGTTTTCAAGATAAATTTTGTGAGCCAACTCCTCAGTTTCAGATCTGGGAATAAGAACATCTCTATTGATTTTCAAATTTAGATTTATAAAAGGAGCTATTCCTGAAATGTATTGAATAGGCTCTCCTGATTGGAGTCTAAATACCCAATCAAGTATCCATTTTTCATTCCTCAAGTCCTTCAAATGAATTACTTGTTGTTTCTGTGTTTCCTTCCAATGCGCTATGAAATAATTTGCTAAATTATTGATTTCGTGCGTATTATAACTGGTTTTTAACTCGAGTTCCAAAAACTGGCACAGTTCTTGTTTTAACATTTACGTATTATAAATTTATTTAATATGTATACCACTCAACTCAAGACTGCAAAGGCTCTTTCTCAAACAAAAGTAATCGGTTTTGTATGCACTTTGTTATTTATTGCTCAAAGTGTAAGCCTCTCTTCTCAATCGAATGATCCTTTTGGAATCCGACTTATGGAGCAACTTGAAAAGCCTCAGAGCAGAAGTTTATTTCAAGGCACAAAAAATATTAAACAAGACGTATCAAATAGCTCCCTTCAAAAAATAGGTGTAAATAAAAAGGTAATTCAAAAAATATTAAATCAATTTAATCCATTATTGAATATTGAAATTCCCGTTCAAACGGAACAATCCTTGTCCTATAATTACGTAGAGTATAACTTTTATACTGAAGAATTTGAAGTAAATTTAATTGACCAAAACCAGATTCAGAAAACTGAAGTAGATCCCGGAATTCATTTAAAAGGAATACCTGCAGATGGTTCTAAAGGGTTCTCCAGTTTAAGTTTGTTTTCAAATTCAATATATGGTACATTTTTGCATGATAATGGAATTCATTATAGTGTGACACCTACACAATCCCAGAATTTAGATGTGATTGAATGTGTTTTCGCAGACGAACGCACTTCCAATTGGTCAGCACATTCCACCGGTTGTCATACTGATGATATTCGCGATTTTATGGGATCAGAAATCAATTTAGATATTCGTTCAACAGATCAGTGCAAAAGAGTTGAAATTTCTGTTCATGTTGATTACGATCTCTATTTGAAATTTAACAAAAATCCACAAGAAGTCAGTAATTATGTTACCGGACTTTTCAACAATGTGCACACATTATATAAAAATGAAGGCATCAGCATTGCATTGGCACAAATTAATATAAACACAAGTGAAGATTATTTTTCTCATATCAGCGCAAGTAGCGATCTTGAAAATTTTCGCAAAAAATACCCAAATTCAAACAAAACAATTAAGCTTCTCTTAAGTGGATATTCTAAAGGTAACAAGGCTGCACTTGGAGGTATAGCATATATTAATACCATTTGCAACAGCAGTTATTCTTACGCTTATGGAAATGTAGTTGGTAGCTATACTCAAAGCCCTGCTTACAGTTGGGATGTGTTTGTAGTAGCACATGAACTAGGACATGTTTTCGGTTCCAGGCATACACATGCCTGCGCCTGGGGACCTAACAAAAATCAAGCAATTGATAATTGTGCTAAATTAGAAGGCACTTGTGGTCTGCCAGGAATTCCCAAGAAAGGAACGATGATGAGCTATTGCTACCTCAGTAATATGCCGGGCATAGATTTTTTAACAGGCTTTGGTCCAGAACCGGGCGCGCTCATACGTAGCACTATACAAAATGCATCTTGCTTAAAATCAAGTGCCCCTGAAGGAAAATATTTAGATACTGCAAATACTGTAATTACCGCAAATACAGAATGTTCAGATGGTTTATATACGCATTATTATTTTGACAATAATAGCATCGATGTCAAAGATGATATATTAATCGTAAGTATTCGCAAAGATTCCAATGATTTAGGATCCATAAGAGATTCCAGTTTATTTATACAATTGACCACCACCTCCGCATACGGAACTCATAAAGCTGCAATTATTAATGCCGACTATGTGGGTACATCCCGCACATTTCAAGTGGTTAATAAATATTGGACCTTAAAAACTAGCTCGAAACTAAAAAAACCAATTAGTGTACAATATATCTTGTCTCCAAAGGATGTTTCAGATATGATGGGTTCTGTATCGGATTTAAATATACAAGATCTCTTATGCTTTCAAATTTTAGCTCCAGCTTCGATTGATCCTCGAACCAACCATCATTTAGCTAAAAATGGAAACTTTAAGTCATATGGCACATCAAATATGTCAGGTGCGGAAAAATTAATCTATTTGAAGCAAGGCAATGGAAGTTATATTGCAGAGCTCATAACGACCAGTTTTGAAAATACTGGGTTTGGATTTTTTCAAACAAACACGACTCCATTTTTATCTTTTGGTGAACTAAAAGCAAGTTCAGAGGCCACAACAACTAATGTTGAATTCCAAACAAATTCAGAAAATAATTGCAAACGATTTGTTCTGGAGAAATCAGTAAATGGTCTTCCTTACGATTCGGTACAGCAAATTCTATCAAAGGGTTCCAGTCAGCAAAAAGCAACATATGTTTTGAAAATCAACTCTGGAAGCTTAATTTCTGATTGGCTCCGCGTAAAGGCAATTTCTACTTCAGGTCAAATGCTGTATTCTGCTCCGTTCCAGACGAGTCAAATCACTCCAGTTACCGAAGAGCCATTAAACGTTTATCCAAATCCTGTAAGCCAGGAAACTAACTTTTGAGTATTACCATAAAGCAGCTATTACTGAGAAAATCTATGTGAGCATTTTGGACCTAAACGGAAAAGTATTGAGAGGATATTCATACTATGCTAAGCCTGGAAAAAATTCGTACAACATTTATACCAGTGGCCTCAAGAACGGCTTACATTACTTGCGCATAACTAGTTCTACAGAAAGTCTTAAAGTTAGTTTTACGGTAAGTCAATAATTTCTAATGCAATCGAAAACTAAAATAATCAGTTACCAGATTTATGATCATACGGATGGATTGACGGTTGAACAGAATAGTGTGCTAAAGTCAGCTTTTCTAGCAAGTAATACCGCATATGCTCCTTATTCAAATTATCAAGTGGGCGCAGCAATATTGCTTGGGGATGGCAATATTCTTTGTTCGAGTAATCAAGAAAATGCATCCTACCCTTGCGGAATTTGTGCAGAAAGAAACGTTTTATTTTATTATGGCTCGAATTATAAACAGCATAAAATTTTAAAACTAGCCATAAGTACTAAAATATTAAATCCGCATTTAGATTTACCTCCGGCACCTTGTGGACTATGTCGACAAGTTATGGTTGAATACGAGCGAAACAATAAAAATAATATTGAAATCTTGTTAGGTCAGCCTGGTAAAACTCTTACCATATTTCAAAGTTGTAATGATTTATTGCCTTTTGGATTTAGTCCTGAATTTTTACAAAAAGATTAAGCTTTTAATTTACTGATATCCTCTTAACTGCGGCATCATAATCACTTTGAGTATCAATTCCGAAAGATTGAAGATCCATTTGAGCTGTGATAATCTGGTAACCTTGTTCCAACCATCTCAGTTGTTCTAATTTTTCAATAGATTCAAGATTGGAAACAGGTGTTTTCGTGATTTTTAATAAAGTTTCTCTTTCAAAAATATACAGTCCTATATGCCGAAAGATTTCATGATTTGTAATATCCGGTGGAAGATCTCGATGAAATGGTATGGAGGCTCTGCTAAAGTACAAAGCGGAACCGAAAATATTTCTGACGACCTTCACAACATTGGGATTCATAAAATCAGCGGTGGTGTTTATCCGACTTATTAAAGTCCCAATAGAAGCCTTAGAGGCCACCATTATTTCCATCAAATAATCAACAGCCATGGGCTCCATAAAAGGCTCATCGCCCTGTAAATTTACCACATAACTGAATTCATGGAGTTGGGCAGCAATTTCTGCAATCCGATCTGTTCCACTTTGATGCTGAGGATCACTCATATATACATTCCCACCCCACGACTGCACATGCTTAAAAATTTCCGGATGGTCAGTAACAACTGCCACCGTATCTAATGTTTTACAAAGAAGAGCTCTGTCATATACGGACTTTAATATAGACTTATCACCTAATGGCAAAAGCAGCTTACCCGGCAACCGGGTAGAATCAAATCTTGCAGGGATCAAAGCTATCGTTTTGGGCATATTTTCATTCATATAATAAATATTTATAATATATTTGTAACTAAATATCAGAGTATACCATGAAATTCAATCTAAGTAGCAATTCCTGTAAAAGCATAATAGCCACGACTTTTTTATTACTTTTTACGAGCAGCAATTACGCGCAAGTTATTGAGATCCAACGGATTTCATCAAATGAATCGGATCTCTATTTCATGCACAAAATACGTAAATCTGAAACCCTGTTTAGCATCGCAAGAACTTATGGCGTCAACTTGCCGGAGCTTACAAATTACAATTCTGATATCGCGACCAAGCTTATAACGGAGTCGCATGAGATTCGCATACCCATAGAAGCACATTCGATTTTGGAAGATTCAATTCCAGGAGCTTCGCCAGTATATTATAAAATAAAGCCAAAGGATAATCTATTTTCATTATCACATAGGGTCTTTAAGAAATCAGAAAATTTGCTGGCAAAACTCAATTCAGGCAACACATCAAATATGCATCCTGGTAATTTTCTAAAAATTGGCTATTTTAAATTTAATGTACCAGCTGAATCGGTTTTAGCTAAAGAAGTGCATCCTCAGGAAAATTCAGAGCGCATTGAGGAATCTCCAATTCATTTAATCCCTAATGCTGCATATAGCCGTGGGATTGCCTATGTTGAACGCAACAGGCTAGGTGAAGGTCGCTATTTTGCATTGCATGCAACGGCTCCTATCGAATCTAGTATTGCTATTACCAATCCTGTAAACATGCGTACGATTTATGCAAAAGTCATAGGTAGATTACCCCCAATTTATGAAGCTGGTACTCAAGTCGTCGTATCTTCAAGTGTAGCCCGGTATTTAGGCATACCCGACAATCGCTTTTACGCGGTGATAACATATCAACAAAGGAAATAGGGCCTTTTTATGATTTTCTCAATGCCTAAAAGATAAGTTAAGTATCCTTTTGAATTTGATGCAGTCTCGAATAATAACGTTCTTTGTTCCCGATGTAAATTCTTTCAATAAAACCCGCCGTTTAATTTACAAAACAAATCTTTATGAACTACTTTGATAATGTCTTAGAAACCGTCGGTAATACACCTCTCATTCAATTACATAAATCTGTTCATGGAATCACAGCTACCGTTTTAGCTAAAGTGGAAACTTTTAATCCCGGCCACTCTATAAAAGATCGCATGGCCATTAAAATGATCAATGATGCAGAACAATCCGGTAAACTTAAACCCGGAGGGACTATTATTGAGTGTACGAGTGGAAATACAGGTATGGGTCTTGCATTAGCAGCTTGTGTGCGGTCCTATAAATGCATTTTTACAACATCCGACAAGCAATCAAAAGAAAAATAGATATGCTCAAAGCGATGGGCGCTGAAGTCATCGTTTGCCCAACAAATGTAACTCCTGAAGATCCAAGATCTTATTATTCAGTAGCACGAAAACTCAGTGAAGAAATACCCAATTCATTTTGGTGTAATCAATATGATAATTTATCAAATGCCCAAGCGCATTATGAAACAACAGGTCCTGAAATTTGGAATCAAACAGATGGCAAAATAACACATCTAGTAGTTGGGGTAGGTACCGGTGGCACCATTTCAGGTGTTGCAAAATATTTAAAAGAACAAAATCCCGGCATCAAAATTTGGGGCATTGACACCTATGGTTCGGTATTTAAAAAATATAAAGAGACAGGAATCTTTGATGAAAAAGAAATATATCCTTATATCACAGAAGGTATAGGAGAAGATATCTTACCAAAAAATGTAAATTTTGATTTGATTGATCTCTTTGAAAAGGTATCTGACAAAGATGGCGCTTTGGCTGCAAGAAGACTTGCACGAGATGAAGGCCTGTTATTAGGATATTCAGCAGGTTCTGCTTTGGCCGGTCTGCATCAATTAAAATCCAAACTGAAAGCTGATGATGTTGTTGTTTTAATTTTTCACGATCATGG
The genomic region above belongs to Saprospiraceae bacterium and contains:
- the kdsB gene encoding 3-deoxy-manno-octulosonate cytidylyltransferase, translated to MNENMPKTIALIPARFDSTRLPGKLLLPLGDKSILKSVYDRALLCKTLDTVAVVTDHPEIFKHVQSWGGNVYMSDPQHQSGTDRIAEIAAQLHEFSYVVNLQGDEPFMEPMAVDYLMEIMVASKASIGTLISRINTTADFMNPNVVKVVRNIFGSALYFSRASIPFHRDLPPDITNHEIFRHIGLYIFERETLLKITKTPVSNLESIEKLEQLRWLEQGYQIITAQMDLQSFGIDTQSDYDAAVKRISVN
- a CDS encoding cytidine deaminase; translation: MQSKTKIISYQIYDHTDGLTVEQNSVLKSAFLASNTAYAPYSNYQVGAAILLGDGNILCSSNQENASYPCGICAERNVLFYYGSNYKQHKILKLAISTKILNPHLDLPPAPCGLCRQVMVEYERNNKNNIEILLGQPGKTLTIFQSCNDLLPFGFSPEFLQKD
- a CDS encoding methyltransferase — encoded protein: MLKQELCQFLELELKTSYNTHEINNLANYFIAHWKETQKQQVIHLKDLRNEKWILDWVFRLQSGEPIQYISGIAPFINLNLKINRDVLIPRSETEELAHKIYLENKEFNSLKVLDIGSGSGCISLYLKSKKNDWELSGIDVSKTAVDCSVENAKRLQLDVEYRISDFLNVNEWPEKSMILL
- a CDS encoding LysM peptidoglycan-binding domain-containing protein; this translates as MKFNLSSNSCKSIIATTFLLLFTSSNYAQVIEIQRISSNESDLYFMHKIRKSETLFSIARTYGVNLPELTNYNSDIATKLITESHEIRIPIEAHSILEDSIPGASPVYYKIKPKDNLFSLSHRVFKKSENLLAKLNSGNTSNMHPGNFLKIGYFKFNVPAESVLAKEVHPQENSERIEESPIHLIPNAAYSRGIAYVERNRLGEGRYFALHATAPIESSIAITNPVNMRTIYAKVIGRLPPIYEAGTQVVVSSSVARYLGIPDNRFYAVITYQQRK